One segment of Hemibagrus wyckioides isolate EC202008001 linkage group LG05, SWU_Hwy_1.0, whole genome shotgun sequence DNA contains the following:
- the nras gene encoding GTPase NRas, translating to MTEYKLVVVGAGGVGKSALTIQLIQNHFVDEYDPTIEDSYRKQVVIDGETCLLDILDTAGQEEYSAMRDQYMRTGEGFLCVFAINNTKSFADVHLYREQIKRVKDSDDVPMVLVGNKCDLARTVDTKQAQELARSYGIEFVETSAKTRQGVEDAFYTLVREIRHYRMKKLNSREDRKQGCLGVSCEVM from the exons ATGACCGAGTATAAGCTGGTGGTGGTTGGGGCAGGTGGTGTAGGGAAGAGTGCGCTTACCATCCAGCTCATCCAGAATCACTTTGTGGACGAATATGACCCCACCATAGAG GACTCATACAGGAAGCAGGTGGTGATCGATGGGGAGACATGTTTGCTGGACATCCTGGACACTGCAGGACAGGAGGAGTACAGTGCCATGAGAGATCAGTACATGAGGACCGGCGAAGGCTTCCTCTGCGTGTTTGCCATCAACAACACCAAGTCTTTCGCCGATGTGCATTTGTACAG GGAGCAGATCAAGCGAGTGAAGGACTCTGATGACGTGCCCATGGTCCTGGTCGGTAACAAATGTGATTTGGCCAGAACCGTTGACACCAAGCAGGCTCAGGAACTAGCCAGGAGCTACGGCATTGAATTTGTAGAAACTTCAGCCAAGACCAGACAG GGTGTTGAGGATGCTTTTTACACCTTGGTCCGGGAGATCCGTCATTATCGTATGAAGAAACTCAACAGCAGGGAGGACAGGAAGCAGGGTTGTCTCGGAGTCTCCTGTGAAGTCATGTGA
- the ampd1 gene encoding AMP deaminase 1 isoform X1, with amino-acid sequence MPKVQLPETDEHMRAFAEKVFASETKDEDVREEISIFGVADCPILNEELAHHVTMDDDAERRKKHILRSQQLEETPTYLEVPHFQRVTITGDYAAGVTMDDFELACKGLCRALNIREKYMRLALQRFPNTVSQFLREIEGEKWKPEDQVQPVFTSPPKPGEDPFNTKSLAANSGYVARMRNGIIYVYKDEAAADKKQPLPLPAPDYNTFIDDMNFLIALIAQGPTKTYTHRRLKFLMSKFNVHEMLNEMEEMKELKKNPHRDFYNCRKVDTHIHAAACMNQKHLLRFIKKSYRVDADRVVHNIKGKDMTLKEVFASLNLHPYDLTVDSLDVHAGRQTFQRFDKFNAKYNPVGASELRDLYLKTENHIGGEYFATIIKEVASDLEDAKYQYAEPRLSIYGCNPNEWIKLSSWFNKNRVFSLNLKWMIQVPRIYDIFRARNFVPHFGKMLENIFMPIFQATIDPQSYPELSIFLQHITGFDSVDDESKHSGHMFSTKSPKPNEWDNVKNPSYTYYIYYMYANIAMLNQLRKERGMNTFLFRPHCGEAGAITHLLACFMTADNISHGLNLKKSPVLQYLYFLSQLPIAMSPLSNNSLFLEYNKNPLLEFQKKGLVVSLSTDDPMQFHYTKEPLMEEYAIAAQVFKLSTCDMCEIARNSVLQSGLSHEEKVHFLGDNYLKEGPEGNDIRKTNVAQIRMAYRFETLCYELNLIKEGVKGD; translated from the exons ATGCCTAAGGTTCAATTGCCAG aaACCGACGAACACATGCGTGCATTCGCTGAGAAGGTGTTCGCCTCTGAAACCAAGGATGAAGACGTCCGTGAGGAGATCTCCATCTTCGGAGTGGCTGACTGCCCCATTCTCAACGAGGAGCTGGCACACCATGTGACCATGGATGATGATGCTGAAAGACG CAAGAAACACATCCTGCGCTCCCAACAACTGGAAGAAACACCAACCTATCTCGAGGTGCCTCACTTCCAGAGGGTGACCATCACAGGAGACTATGCTGCTGGG GTGACAATGGATGACTTCGAGTTGGCCTGCAAGGGTCTGTGCCGTGCTTTGAACATCAGGGAAAAGTACATGAGGTTGGCTTTGCAGAGATTTCCCAACACTGTGTCTCAATTCCTGCGTGAGATTGAGGGGGAGAAGTGGAAACCTGAGGATCAGGTGCAGCCAG TCTTCACTTCACCTCCTAAACCCGGAGAGGATCCTTTCAACACCAAGTCTCTGGCTGCTAACTCTGGCTACGTGGCTCGCATGCGGAATGGCATCATTTATGTCTATAAAGACGAAGCAGCTGCAGATAAAAAACAGCCCTTGCCATTGCCTGCTCCTGACTACAACACCTTCATTGATGACATGAACTTCCTCATCGCCCTCATTGCCCAGGGCCCAAC AAAGACGTACACTCACCGTCGTCTGAAGTTCCTTATGTCCAAGTTTAACGTGCATGAGATGCTGAACGAAATGGAGGAGATGAAGGAGCTGAAGAAAAACCCCCACAGGGACTTCTACAACTGCAGGAAG GTCGACACTCACATTCACGCTGCTGCTTGCATGAACCAGAAGCATCTTCTGCGCTTCATCAAGAAGTCCTACCGAGTGGATGCTGACCGAGTGGTGCATAATATCAAGGGCAAGGACATGACCCTGAAGGAGGTCTTCGCCTCCCTCAATCTGCATCCCTATGACCTGACCGTGGATTCACTGGATGTGCATGCT GGTAGACAAACCTTTCAGCGCTTTGATAAGTTCAATGCCAAGTACAACCCCGTGGGTGCCAGTGAACTGCGTGACCTTTATCTGAAGACTGAGAACCACATTGGAGGAGAATACTTCGCCACCATCATTAAG GAAGTAGCCAGCGACCTCGAGGATGCTAAGTACCAGTATGCTGAGCCTCGCCTGTCCATCTATGGTTGCAATCCCAATGAGTGGATAAAACTCTCCAGCTGGTTCAACAAGAACAGGGTGTTTTCCCTTAACCTCAAGTGGATGATTCAAGTACCCAGAATCTA TGACATTTTCAGAGCCAGGAACTTTGTGCCTCACTTTGGGAAAATGCTGGAGAATATTTTCATGCCCATTTTCCAGGCCACTATTGACCCACAGTCATACCCTGAACTGAGCATCTTCCTGCAACAT ATCACAGGCTTTGACAGTGTTGACGATGAATCCAAGCATAGTGGTCACATGTTCTCCACCAAGAGCCCTAAGCCAAACGAGTGGGACAATGTGAAGAACCCATCTTACACTTATTACATCTACTACATGTATGCCAACATTGCTATGCTCAACCAGCTGCGCAA ggaGAGAGGAATGAACACGTTCCTGTTCAGGCCACACTGTGGAGAAGCGGGAGCTATCACTCACCTGCTGGCTTGTTTCATGACAGCTGACAACATCTCTCACGGCCTGAACCTCAAGAAG AGTCCAGTTCTGCAGTATCTGTACTTCCTGTCCCAGCTCCCCATTGCCATGTCTCCTCTTAGCAACAACAGTCTCTTCTTGGAGTATAACAAGAATCCATTGCTGGAGTTCCAAAAGAAGGGCCTGGTGGTGTCTCTGTCCACTGATGACCCCATGCAATTCCACTACACCAAG GAACCCTTGATGGAGGAATATGCCATTGCAGCTCAAGTGTTCAAACTTAGCACCTGTGATATGTGTGAAATTGCGAGGAATAGCGTCCTGCAGAGTGGCCTGTCACATGAG GAAAAGGTTCACTTCTTGGGTGATAATTATCTGAAGGAAGGTCCAGAAGGCAACGATATCCGCAAGACAAACGTGGCTCAGATCCGTATGGCCTATCGCTTCGAGACTCTGTGCTATGAGCTCAACCTCATTAAAGAGGGTGTCAAGGGTGACTAA
- the ampd1 gene encoding AMP deaminase 1 isoform X2, translating into MRAFAEKVFASETKDEDVREEISIFGVADCPILNEELAHHVTMDDDAERRKKHILRSQQLEETPTYLEVPHFQRVTITGDYAAGVTMDDFELACKGLCRALNIREKYMRLALQRFPNTVSQFLREIEGEKWKPEDQVQPVFTSPPKPGEDPFNTKSLAANSGYVARMRNGIIYVYKDEAAADKKQPLPLPAPDYNTFIDDMNFLIALIAQGPTKTYTHRRLKFLMSKFNVHEMLNEMEEMKELKKNPHRDFYNCRKVDTHIHAAACMNQKHLLRFIKKSYRVDADRVVHNIKGKDMTLKEVFASLNLHPYDLTVDSLDVHAGRQTFQRFDKFNAKYNPVGASELRDLYLKTENHIGGEYFATIIKEVASDLEDAKYQYAEPRLSIYGCNPNEWIKLSSWFNKNRVFSLNLKWMIQVPRIYDIFRARNFVPHFGKMLENIFMPIFQATIDPQSYPELSIFLQHITGFDSVDDESKHSGHMFSTKSPKPNEWDNVKNPSYTYYIYYMYANIAMLNQLRKERGMNTFLFRPHCGEAGAITHLLACFMTADNISHGLNLKKSPVLQYLYFLSQLPIAMSPLSNNSLFLEYNKNPLLEFQKKGLVVSLSTDDPMQFHYTKEPLMEEYAIAAQVFKLSTCDMCEIARNSVLQSGLSHEEKVHFLGDNYLKEGPEGNDIRKTNVAQIRMAYRFETLCYELNLIKEGVKGD; encoded by the exons ATGCGTGCATTCGCTGAGAAGGTGTTCGCCTCTGAAACCAAGGATGAAGACGTCCGTGAGGAGATCTCCATCTTCGGAGTGGCTGACTGCCCCATTCTCAACGAGGAGCTGGCACACCATGTGACCATGGATGATGATGCTGAAAGACG CAAGAAACACATCCTGCGCTCCCAACAACTGGAAGAAACACCAACCTATCTCGAGGTGCCTCACTTCCAGAGGGTGACCATCACAGGAGACTATGCTGCTGGG GTGACAATGGATGACTTCGAGTTGGCCTGCAAGGGTCTGTGCCGTGCTTTGAACATCAGGGAAAAGTACATGAGGTTGGCTTTGCAGAGATTTCCCAACACTGTGTCTCAATTCCTGCGTGAGATTGAGGGGGAGAAGTGGAAACCTGAGGATCAGGTGCAGCCAG TCTTCACTTCACCTCCTAAACCCGGAGAGGATCCTTTCAACACCAAGTCTCTGGCTGCTAACTCTGGCTACGTGGCTCGCATGCGGAATGGCATCATTTATGTCTATAAAGACGAAGCAGCTGCAGATAAAAAACAGCCCTTGCCATTGCCTGCTCCTGACTACAACACCTTCATTGATGACATGAACTTCCTCATCGCCCTCATTGCCCAGGGCCCAAC AAAGACGTACACTCACCGTCGTCTGAAGTTCCTTATGTCCAAGTTTAACGTGCATGAGATGCTGAACGAAATGGAGGAGATGAAGGAGCTGAAGAAAAACCCCCACAGGGACTTCTACAACTGCAGGAAG GTCGACACTCACATTCACGCTGCTGCTTGCATGAACCAGAAGCATCTTCTGCGCTTCATCAAGAAGTCCTACCGAGTGGATGCTGACCGAGTGGTGCATAATATCAAGGGCAAGGACATGACCCTGAAGGAGGTCTTCGCCTCCCTCAATCTGCATCCCTATGACCTGACCGTGGATTCACTGGATGTGCATGCT GGTAGACAAACCTTTCAGCGCTTTGATAAGTTCAATGCCAAGTACAACCCCGTGGGTGCCAGTGAACTGCGTGACCTTTATCTGAAGACTGAGAACCACATTGGAGGAGAATACTTCGCCACCATCATTAAG GAAGTAGCCAGCGACCTCGAGGATGCTAAGTACCAGTATGCTGAGCCTCGCCTGTCCATCTATGGTTGCAATCCCAATGAGTGGATAAAACTCTCCAGCTGGTTCAACAAGAACAGGGTGTTTTCCCTTAACCTCAAGTGGATGATTCAAGTACCCAGAATCTA TGACATTTTCAGAGCCAGGAACTTTGTGCCTCACTTTGGGAAAATGCTGGAGAATATTTTCATGCCCATTTTCCAGGCCACTATTGACCCACAGTCATACCCTGAACTGAGCATCTTCCTGCAACAT ATCACAGGCTTTGACAGTGTTGACGATGAATCCAAGCATAGTGGTCACATGTTCTCCACCAAGAGCCCTAAGCCAAACGAGTGGGACAATGTGAAGAACCCATCTTACACTTATTACATCTACTACATGTATGCCAACATTGCTATGCTCAACCAGCTGCGCAA ggaGAGAGGAATGAACACGTTCCTGTTCAGGCCACACTGTGGAGAAGCGGGAGCTATCACTCACCTGCTGGCTTGTTTCATGACAGCTGACAACATCTCTCACGGCCTGAACCTCAAGAAG AGTCCAGTTCTGCAGTATCTGTACTTCCTGTCCCAGCTCCCCATTGCCATGTCTCCTCTTAGCAACAACAGTCTCTTCTTGGAGTATAACAAGAATCCATTGCTGGAGTTCCAAAAGAAGGGCCTGGTGGTGTCTCTGTCCACTGATGACCCCATGCAATTCCACTACACCAAG GAACCCTTGATGGAGGAATATGCCATTGCAGCTCAAGTGTTCAAACTTAGCACCTGTGATATGTGTGAAATTGCGAGGAATAGCGTCCTGCAGAGTGGCCTGTCACATGAG GAAAAGGTTCACTTCTTGGGTGATAATTATCTGAAGGAAGGTCCAGAAGGCAACGATATCCGCAAGACAAACGTGGCTCAGATCCGTATGGCCTATCGCTTCGAGACTCTGTGCTATGAGCTCAACCTCATTAAAGAGGGTGTCAAGGGTGACTAA